In the Ilumatobacteraceae bacterium genome, one interval contains:
- the glgP gene encoding alpha-glucan family phosphorylase, whose protein sequence is MIDSALLALASNHRWSWHQPTRRLLGTLPGATAGTHPVTVLQRADVAALDSWVENHRSTLDELATELAAVVDAVSTVSIAYFSPEFGIAAELPQYSGGLGILAGDHLKSASDLALPLVGVGLFYREGFFRQSIDGTQQHERYEQVDPEAVGAVDTGAVVHVTIGGFEVAAKVWQQQVGATRLVLLDTAVDTNPAWAQQITDRLYSGGREHRLHQELMLGIGGVRALRALGLQPDVFHLNEGHACFLLFELLAEHVEAGRSLDDAITDVRHRSLFTTHTPVPAGIDRFAADLVGPELGVWADRLGVTVDTLFDWARLPSDPPAEPFNTAALAFELCGRANGVSQLHSGVSRKLFGSLPRAAGVEGITNGVHARTWVSPELQTFFDEHLGPRWSDGAATAWASIGAAPREAFDAARAPGRARLVDLILDRTGVTFDADRCIIGFARRFATYKRAALLLRDRDGLRRSLDAGAQFVFAGKAHPADGEGKAVLAEIAAFAASDEAQGRFALIPDYDIEIAQEMYGACDVWLNNPVRPREACGTSGEKSALNGGLNCSILDGWWADWFVDGIGWAIPTSDLDDPTARDLAEARALHDLLATEVLPTFDDRDAWWSMTTAMLRHLGPLVTSGRMVAEYDERFYRPLGRR, encoded by the coding sequence ATGATCGACAGTGCCCTGCTCGCCCTCGCCTCGAACCACCGGTGGTCGTGGCACCAACCGACCCGACGGTTGCTCGGCACACTGCCCGGTGCAACCGCCGGCACACATCCGGTCACCGTGCTGCAGCGAGCAGATGTCGCAGCGCTGGACTCCTGGGTCGAAAACCACCGATCGACGCTCGACGAGTTGGCCACCGAATTGGCCGCCGTGGTCGACGCCGTGTCGACGGTGAGCATCGCCTACTTCTCCCCGGAGTTCGGGATCGCGGCGGAACTGCCGCAGTATTCGGGCGGCCTCGGCATCCTCGCCGGCGATCACCTGAAGAGCGCCAGCGATCTCGCCCTGCCGCTGGTGGGTGTCGGCCTCTTCTACCGCGAGGGCTTCTTCCGTCAGTCGATCGACGGGACACAGCAGCACGAGCGCTACGAGCAGGTCGACCCCGAAGCGGTCGGCGCCGTCGACACCGGTGCGGTCGTGCACGTCACGATCGGCGGGTTCGAGGTGGCGGCAAAGGTGTGGCAGCAGCAGGTCGGCGCCACTCGGCTCGTCCTGCTCGACACCGCCGTCGACACCAACCCGGCGTGGGCGCAGCAGATCACCGACCGTCTGTACTCGGGCGGTCGTGAACATCGCCTCCACCAGGAACTGATGCTCGGGATCGGTGGAGTGCGAGCGCTGCGCGCGCTGGGGTTGCAGCCCGACGTCTTCCATCTCAACGAAGGTCATGCCTGCTTCCTGCTGTTCGAGCTGCTCGCCGAGCACGTCGAGGCGGGGCGGAGCCTCGACGACGCGATCACCGATGTGCGTCACCGTTCGCTGTTCACCACGCACACGCCGGTCCCTGCTGGGATCGACCGGTTCGCCGCAGACCTCGTCGGGCCCGAACTCGGCGTCTGGGCCGATCGGCTCGGCGTCACGGTCGACACGCTGTTCGACTGGGCTCGACTGCCGAGCGACCCGCCCGCCGAACCGTTCAACACCGCCGCCCTTGCGTTCGAGCTCTGCGGTCGAGCCAACGGCGTGAGCCAACTGCACAGCGGCGTCAGCCGGAAGCTCTTCGGCTCGCTGCCGCGAGCAGCCGGCGTCGAGGGCATCACGAACGGTGTCCACGCCCGGACCTGGGTCAGCCCGGAACTCCAGACCTTCTTCGACGAACACCTGGGCCCTCGCTGGTCCGACGGCGCAGCGACGGCATGGGCGAGTATCGGAGCGGCGCCGCGCGAGGCGTTCGACGCGGCACGAGCCCCCGGCCGTGCACGGCTGGTCGACCTGATCCTCGATCGCACCGGGGTCACGTTCGACGCCGACCGGTGCATCATCGGTTTCGCCCGTCGATTCGCCACCTACAAGCGCGCAGCACTCCTCCTGCGCGACCGTGACGGGTTGCGCCGCTCGCTCGACGCCGGCGCCCAGTTCGTGTTCGCCGGCAAGGCGCACCCGGCCGACGGTGAGGGCAAGGCCGTGCTCGCCGAGATCGCCGCCTTCGCGGCCTCGGACGAGGCGCAGGGCCGGTTCGCACTGATCCCCGACTACGACATCGAGATCGCTCAGGAGATGTACGGCGCGTGCGACGTCTGGCTGAACAACCCGGTCCGACCGCGCGAGGCCTGCGGCACGAGCGGCGAGAAATCGGCGCTCAACGGCGGCCTCAACTGCTCGATCCTCGACGGTTGGTGGGCCGACTGGTTCGTCGACGGCATCGGCTGGGCGATCCCGACCAGCGATCTCGACGACCCGACGGCCCGTGACCTGGCCGAAGCGAGGGCGCTGCACGATCTGCTGGCGACCGAGGTGCTGCCGACCTTCGACGACCGCGACGCCTGGTGGTCGATGACCACGGCGATGCTGCGCCACCTCGGCCCGCTCGTGACGTCCGGCCGGATGGTCGCCGAGTACGACGAGCGCTTCTACCGGCCGCTCGGGCGACGCTAG
- a CDS encoding glycerophosphodiester phosphodiesterase family protein, with protein sequence MARRICLLVSAAVLVAACGGSSDDPAATPSSTDLTTTVAVTSTTPTTTESAPPTTSAPTDTAPTTAPPPTATTATSAPASSVPVTSAAPPTTGAPSIRDLIDSGAVLNLAHAGGDQDAPHSTPFAFAEAVAAGADVLELDVQLSADGVLVVQHDDTVDKTTEATGPVSALTYDELHALDNAYWFSPECWPCKDRPTEEYVYRGVRTGTVAPPPGYTADDFAVPTFREIATRFPDLPLDIEIKGTFPDAVAVAERLSEELVELERERSVVVVSFDDQVVDAFHAIAPDVSVSPGLGRLTEWFLSAAELEPHFEVLQLPPFQGEIEVITAEVVDRIHAEGRVVWVWPDDASSQENETFYRELLADGVDGVIAGRPAAMTAALTD encoded by the coding sequence ATGGCGCGGCGCATCTGCCTGCTCGTATCGGCTGCGGTGCTCGTCGCAGCCTGTGGCGGCTCGAGCGACGACCCGGCGGCGACACCGTCGTCGACGGACCTCACCACCACGGTTGCCGTCACGTCGACCACGCCGACGACCACCGAATCGGCCCCACCGACGACGTCCGCTCCCACCGACACCGCGCCGACGACCGCTCCACCGCCGACCGCGACGACCGCGACGAGCGCTCCGGCATCATCCGTGCCCGTGACGTCGGCCGCTCCCCCGACGACCGGCGCTCCGTCGATCCGTGACCTGATCGACAGTGGCGCGGTCCTCAACCTGGCCCACGCGGGCGGCGACCAGGATGCTCCGCATTCGACACCGTTCGCGTTCGCCGAGGCGGTCGCTGCCGGTGCCGACGTGCTCGAACTCGATGTGCAACTGAGCGCCGACGGCGTGCTCGTGGTCCAGCACGACGACACCGTCGACAAGACCACCGAGGCCACCGGGCCCGTCTCGGCGCTCACCTATGACGAACTGCACGCGCTCGACAACGCCTACTGGTTCTCGCCCGAGTGCTGGCCCTGCAAGGACCGACCCACCGAGGAGTACGTGTACCGGGGTGTGCGAACGGGAACGGTCGCTCCCCCGCCCGGCTACACCGCCGACGATTTCGCGGTGCCGACCTTCCGCGAGATCGCGACCCGGTTCCCCGATCTCCCGCTCGACATCGAGATCAAGGGCACGTTCCCCGATGCCGTTGCGGTCGCCGAACGCTTGTCCGAGGAACTCGTGGAGTTGGAACGCGAACGCAGCGTCGTCGTCGTGTCGTTCGACGATCAGGTCGTCGACGCGTTCCACGCGATCGCACCCGACGTCTCGGTCAGCCCCGGGCTCGGGCGCCTCACCGAGTGGTTCCTCTCGGCGGCCGAACTCGAGCCGCACTTCGAGGTGCTCCAACTCCCTCCGTTCCAGGGCGAGATCGAAGTGATCACCGCCGAGGTCGTCGACCGGATCCACGCCGAGGGACGCGTCGTCTGGGTATGGCCCGACGACGCGTCGTCGCAGGAGAATGAGACGTTCTACCGCGAGCTGCTCGCCGACGGCGTCGACGGGGTCATCGCCGGCCGACCGGCGGCCATGACCGCTGCGCTGACCGACTGA
- the pyk gene encoding pyruvate kinase encodes MNAARRTKIVATIGPASDSREQVAALIEAGVDVFRLSMAHDDIASVLERVKLIRSVSDSIDAAPAILIDLPGPKVRAGTFGDEGVMLEGGSEVELRPGLEPSTAEVIHVSHDALVSDVREGDLMHLGDGKATMRVKHVTDDAAIAEIVHGGLMRGRPGVHIPSDRLSITTPTDFDREALAAVVAAGVDMIAISFVRSAADLLSLELPPPPAGPMVVAKIETRAAVDDLDAILEASDALMVARGDLGLECSLAQLPALQKQIIEATVRVGRPVITATQMLETMIDNPQPTRAEVSDVANAVFDGTSAVMLSGETAIGRDPVNVVTMMDEILREAESAFDSDSWAHAVEEIGQTEAKTDNGRVANAVSAAAARAIRALAPPAVVCITGSGATARAITRYRPKAAVLAVTGNERAFRQLNLVWGATPILVASHGEDAGRVRRVLSELEQRGYLDVGQIVPVVAGSSNEAVASNILRVETVEPRL; translated from the coding sequence GTGAACGCAGCTCGTCGCACCAAGATCGTCGCGACGATCGGCCCCGCCTCCGACTCGCGCGAGCAGGTCGCCGCCCTGATCGAGGCGGGCGTCGATGTCTTCCGCCTCAGCATGGCCCACGACGACATCGCCTCCGTGCTCGAGCGGGTCAAGCTGATCCGCTCGGTCAGCGACTCGATCGACGCAGCGCCGGCGATCCTCATCGACCTCCCCGGCCCCAAGGTTCGGGCCGGAACGTTCGGCGACGAGGGCGTGATGCTCGAAGGCGGCAGCGAGGTCGAACTGCGTCCGGGGCTCGAGCCGAGCACCGCCGAGGTCATCCATGTCAGCCACGACGCGCTCGTCTCCGACGTGCGCGAGGGCGACCTGATGCACCTGGGCGACGGCAAGGCGACCATGCGCGTCAAGCACGTCACCGACGACGCCGCGATCGCCGAGATCGTGCACGGCGGTCTCATGCGGGGCCGGCCCGGTGTGCACATCCCGTCCGACCGCCTGAGCATCACCACGCCGACCGACTTCGACCGTGAGGCGCTGGCCGCCGTGGTCGCCGCGGGCGTCGACATGATCGCGATCTCGTTCGTGCGCAGCGCCGCCGACCTCCTGTCGCTCGAACTCCCACCGCCGCCGGCGGGCCCGATGGTCGTCGCCAAGATCGAGACCCGCGCCGCCGTCGACGATCTCGACGCGATCTTGGAGGCCAGTGATGCGCTGATGGTCGCCCGTGGTGACCTCGGCCTCGAGTGTTCGCTCGCACAGTTGCCGGCGTTGCAGAAGCAGATCATCGAGGCGACCGTGCGCGTCGGCCGCCCGGTCATCACCGCGACGCAGATGCTCGAGACGATGATCGACAACCCGCAGCCCACTCGGGCCGAGGTGTCCGACGTCGCCAACGCCGTGTTCGACGGCACGTCGGCGGTCATGCTGTCGGGGGAGACCGCCATCGGGCGTGACCCGGTCAACGTCGTCACGATGATGGACGAGATCCTGCGAGAGGCCGAGAGCGCCTTCGACTCCGACTCGTGGGCCCACGCCGTCGAGGAGATCGGCCAGACCGAGGCCAAGACCGACAACGGTCGCGTCGCCAACGCGGTGTCGGCCGCCGCCGCCCGCGCGATCCGCGCCCTGGCGCCGCCCGCCGTGGTGTGCATCACGGGCAGCGGGGCGACCGCCCGTGCGATCACCCGCTACCGCCCGAAGGCCGCCGTGCTGGCGGTGACGGGCAACGAACGGGCCTTCCGGCAGCTCAATCTGGTCTGGGGCGCGACGCCGATCCTGGTCGCCTCCCACGGCGAGGACGCCGGGCGCGTGCGCCGCGTGCTGTCCGAACTCGAACAGCGCGGCTATCTCGACGTCGGGCAGATCGTGCCCGTCGTCGCCGGTTCGTCGAACGAGGCCGTGGCGTCCAACATTCTCCGCGTCGAAACGGTCGAGCCCCGGCTCTGA
- a CDS encoding long-chain-fatty-acid--CoA ligase — translation MDELRPEPGAITRLADISAYWAGAAPDRIALTAGDRSWTYCEIDTEAQQVAQGLTELGVGAGDRIAYLDRNTPEYFMHLFGGAKLNSVSVAVNWRLAPVEMEYIIDDADAKMLFVGEEFIGHLDQMTLPKVELVVVIGDPGDSGHLRYTDWVAGYDPVEPDVSIAGDDTCYQLYTSGTTGLPKGVELTNDNFMSTMAIGREAWKFDSTAVNLVAMPLFHIAGSGWALAGMVNGAHTVMTKEVDPMEIIGLIPKYGITHALLVPAVLQFVLAVPGASDADFSSMRTLVYGASPISEAVLVGSMALFGCDFAQAYGLTETTGGVVQLDPEDHDPGGERSHLLRAAGRAWGDVELRIVDVESQRDVADGQVGEVWVRSSQVMKGYWKNPGATRDAIVDGWFRTGDAGYLRDGYLYIHDRVKDMIVSGGENIYPAEIENALMRHDQIADVAVIGIPSERWGETVMALIVRSDDALDEDGVIDFARTQLAGYKVPRSVQWVDALPRNPSGKVLKTELRAPFWEGHDRQVN, via the coding sequence ATGGACGAACTCCGACCCGAGCCGGGAGCGATCACCCGACTCGCCGACATCAGCGCGTACTGGGCCGGCGCAGCACCCGACCGCATTGCCCTGACGGCCGGTGACCGCAGTTGGACGTACTGCGAGATCGACACGGAGGCGCAGCAGGTCGCCCAGGGGCTGACCGAACTCGGTGTCGGCGCCGGCGATCGCATCGCGTATCTCGATCGGAACACGCCCGAGTACTTCATGCACCTGTTCGGCGGTGCGAAACTCAACTCGGTGTCGGTCGCGGTCAACTGGCGACTCGCGCCGGTCGAGATGGAATACATCATCGACGACGCCGACGCCAAGATGCTGTTCGTCGGCGAGGAGTTCATCGGGCACCTCGACCAGATGACGCTCCCGAAGGTCGAACTCGTCGTGGTGATCGGTGACCCCGGCGACAGCGGTCATCTGCGATATACCGACTGGGTCGCCGGCTACGACCCAGTGGAGCCCGACGTCTCCATCGCCGGCGACGACACGTGCTACCAGCTGTACACGTCGGGCACCACGGGTCTACCGAAGGGCGTCGAGCTCACCAACGACAACTTCATGTCGACGATGGCGATCGGGCGAGAGGCGTGGAAGTTCGACTCGACCGCGGTCAATCTCGTCGCGATGCCGCTGTTCCACATCGCCGGGAGCGGCTGGGCGCTCGCCGGCATGGTCAACGGTGCGCACACGGTCATGACCAAGGAGGTCGACCCGATGGAGATCATCGGGTTGATCCCGAAGTACGGCATCACCCACGCGCTGTTGGTGCCGGCGGTGCTCCAGTTCGTGCTCGCCGTACCCGGCGCGAGCGACGCCGACTTCTCGTCGATGCGGACGCTGGTCTACGGCGCCTCACCGATCAGCGAGGCGGTGCTCGTCGGCTCGATGGCACTGTTCGGGTGCGACTTCGCCCAGGCATACGGTCTCACCGAAACGACCGGGGGCGTGGTCCAACTCGACCCGGAGGACCACGATCCGGGAGGTGAACGCTCCCACCTGTTGCGCGCCGCCGGCCGGGCGTGGGGCGACGTCGAGCTCCGGATCGTCGACGTCGAGTCGCAGCGCGACGTGGCCGACGGCCAGGTCGGCGAGGTCTGGGTGCGGTCGTCGCAGGTGATGAAGGGGTACTGGAAGAATCCCGGTGCCACCCGCGACGCGATCGTCGACGGGTGGTTCCGCACCGGCGATGCCGGCTACCTCCGCGACGGCTACCTGTACATCCACGACCGGGTCAAGGACATGATCGTGTCGGGTGGCGAGAACATCTATCCCGCCGAGATCGAGAACGCCCTGATGCGCCACGACCAGATCGCCGACGTGGCCGTCATCGGCATCCCGAGCGAGCGTTGGGGCGAGACGGTGATGGCCCTGATCGTGCGCTCGGACGATGCGCTCGACGAGGACGGGGTGATCGACTTCGCCCGCACCCAGCTCGCCGGCTACAAGGTGCCCCGCTCGGTGCAGTGGGTCGATGCGCTGCCGCGCAACCCGTCGGGCAAGGTGCTGAAGACCGAGCTGCGGGCACCCTTCTGGGA
- a CDS encoding SDR family NAD(P)-dependent oxidoreductase, with amino-acid sequence MQGFGGRVVAITGAASGIGRALAIDLARRGAHLALSDIDPDRLAETVAMCHGSGTEVTSAMVDVADREAVFAWADEVVADHGRVNMIVNNAGVAVGATVERSSYDDIEWLMGINFWGVVHGTKAFLPHLKASGEGHVVNISSVFGLVSIPTQSAYNAAKFAVRGFSDALRIELEIERADVSVTTIHPGGIKTNIARNARVDASVADVGGDAGGFADEFDRLARTTPERAAEQILTAVERNRRRALIGPDAKVFDLVSRLPAGWYQRLLIADGRRRA; translated from the coding sequence ATGCAGGGCTTCGGGGGCAGGGTCGTCGCGATCACGGGGGCGGCCTCGGGGATCGGTCGGGCGCTCGCGATCGACCTGGCGCGGCGCGGGGCACACCTCGCGTTGAGCGACATCGACCCCGACCGACTCGCCGAGACGGTTGCGATGTGCCACGGTTCCGGCACCGAGGTGACGTCGGCGATGGTCGACGTCGCCGACCGGGAGGCGGTGTTCGCCTGGGCCGACGAGGTCGTCGCCGACCACGGCCGCGTGAACATGATCGTCAACAACGCCGGCGTCGCCGTCGGGGCGACGGTCGAGCGATCGTCGTACGACGACATCGAGTGGCTGATGGGCATCAACTTCTGGGGTGTCGTGCATGGCACCAAAGCGTTCCTCCCCCACCTCAAGGCGTCCGGTGAGGGACATGTGGTCAACATCTCCAGCGTGTTCGGCCTGGTCAGCATCCCGACCCAGTCGGCGTACAACGCGGCGAAGTTCGCCGTGCGGGGTTTCTCCGATGCCCTGCGAATCGAACTCGAGATCGAGCGCGCCGACGTCTCGGTCACCACGATCCACCCGGGCGGGATCAAGACCAACATCGCCCGCAACGCTCGGGTCGACGCGAGCGTGGCCGACGTGGGCGGCGACGCCGGCGGATTCGCCGACGAGTTCGACAGACTCGCCCGTACGACACCCGAGCGGGCGGCCGAACAGATCCTCACCGCGGTCGAACGCAACCGACGCCGGGCGCTCATCGGCCCCGACGCCAAAGTCTTCGACCTGGTGTCGCGACTCCCGGCGGGGTGGTACCAACGCCTGCTGATCGCCGACGGACGGCGGCGCGCGTGA